A stretch of DNA from Promicromonospora sukumoe:
CTGCTGCCAGGCCGTCAGCACCCGGCGGGCGTCCCGCCACGCCCAGGCCAGGTCCGCCGACGCCGTCGGCCCGGCCGGGTGCGTCCGGAGCTCCAGCCCGGTCACGACGCCGAACGTGCCGCCCCCGGCGCCCCGCAGCGCCCAGAACAGCTCCGGGTCGTCCTCGTCGTCGCAGACGATCTCCCGGCCGTCGGCGGTCACGAGGGTGGCGCGGACCAGGTTGTCGCAGGTCAGGCCGTACGCCCGCGACATCACGCCGTGGCCGCCGCCGAGCGTGAGCCCCGCGATGCCGACCGTGGGGCAGGTGCCCGCGGGGACGGTCGCGCCGTGCGCGGCGAGCCCGTCGTACACGGCGCCCAGCCGCGCGCCGGCCCCGACGGTCGCCGTCCGCCCGGCGACGTCGACCCCCGCAAGACGGCTGACGTCGACGATCAGGCGGCCGGTCCCGCCCGACCAGCCCGCGTACGAGTGCCCGCCGCTGCGGACCGCGACGGGAACACCCGACCGCAGGGCCAGGGCGAGACACTCGGCGACGTCGCCCGCGTGCTCCGGGTAGGCGACGGCCGCCGGCCGCAGGTGCTCGAACCGCCCGTTGAACAGCCGGCGTGCGGCGTCGTACCCCTCGTCCTCGGGGAGCACGACGGCGCCGTCGAGCGACTCCCGCAGGACCTGCCAGGTCCCCGGCTGCCGTGTCGAGCCCGTCCGCATCGGCCACCTCCTCGGAGGACACCCTGCCCTGGAACGCCGCGCCGCGACAGGAAAAGGCCGCGACAGGACAATGTTGCGACCGGAAAAGCAAGAACGCGGGACACCCGTCGGTGTCCCGCGTTCTCGTGGGTGGAGCTGGGGGGACTCGAACCCCCGACCCCCTGCATGCCATGCAGGTGCGCTACCAGCTGCGCCACAGCCCCAAAGGCGTTCGCCCTGGTGGGGGCGAGCGCCGTCAGTCTAGACCGATCCGGCCCGCCTGACCAAAGCGAGGCCGGAGCGCGGTTCAGACCGCCGTCAGGAGACCCCCGGTGGCGGCTCGCGCCCGGTCGAGCCGGGCGCCGACGTCGGCCCAGTTCGCCAGCTTCCAGAACGCCGCGACGTAGTCCGCCTTGACGTTGAGGTAGTCCAGGTAGAACGCGTGCTCCCACATGTCGAGCATGAGCAGCGGGGTGACGCCCAGCGGCACGTTCGCCTGCTGGTCGAAGAGCTGGAACACCAGCAGCCGCCCGCCGATGCTGTCCCAGCCGAGCACCGCCCAGCCCGAGCCCTGGATGCCGGTGGCCGCGGCGGCGAAGTGCGCCTGGAACGCCGCGAAGCTGCCGAACTGGTCGATGATCGCCGCCGCGAGCTCCCCGTCCGGCTCCCCGCCGCCGTCGGGCGAGAGGTTGTTCCAGAACACGGTGTGGTTGGTGTGGCCGCCGAGGTTGAACGCGAGGTTCTTCTCGTGCAGGTTCACCGAGGCGAGGTCGCCGCTCTCCCGGGCCTGGGCCAGCGCGTCGAGCGCGGCGTTGGCGCCGGCCACGTACGCGGCGTGGTGCTTGTCGTGGTGCAGCTCCATGATGCGCCCGCTGATGTGCGGCTCGAGCGCCGCGTAGTCGTAGGGCAGGTCAGGCAGGGTGTAGACGGTCATGTCCGGGTCCTCTCGTCGGATGCTCCCGACGCTAGGACCTCAACCACGGTTCAGGTCAACGAACCGGGGGCCACCGTGACCCGCTTCACACCGGCCCGGCTGACCGGCGTCGGCCCTTGGCCGGAACCCCGGAAACAGAAAATCCGCGGCCCGCCCGATGGGCGGACCGCGGATGATCTCGGTGGAGCTGGGGGGACTCGAACCCCCGACCCCCTGCATGCCATGCAGGTGCGCTACCAGCTGCGCCACAGCCCCGAAATGGTCTCCCCCAGCCGTGCTGGCCGGGCGAGCGTTGCTAGTCTATGCAGACCGACGCCAGGGACCAAATCTAGACCGGCGTGCGCTCGGTCACTGCGTGATCACCGCGTGGTCACTGCCGCGCCTCGGGCCCGGACTGCCACGTGTCGAGCGGGTAACCGGCCCCGACGTTGTGCGCGACGAGCCGCCACGCGGGCGACGCGCCGGGCCCGGAGGCCCGCAGGTGCGACCAGTGCACGTTGTGCAGGCCGTGCAGCCCGCGCCAGACGGCGGGGTCCAGGCCGAGCAGCCGGGTGATGGCCTGCGTGATGGCCGAACCGTGCGACACGACCACGAGCGTCTCCCCCGAGGCCAGGGAGTCGGCATGCCGCAGCACGGCCTCCTCCATGCGCCGGGCGGTGACCGCCTTGGACTCGACGCCGTTCGCCTCCGGCTCGCCGCCGCTGCGCCAGACGGCGTGCTCCTCCGGCCAGCGCTCGGCGATCTCGGCGTCGGTCAGCCCCTCCCAGTCGCCGAACGACCGCTCGCGCAGTCCGGCGTCGGTCACGACGTCCAGGTCGAGGTGCCGCGCGTACGCGACGGCCGTGTCCCGGGCCCGCTGCAGGTCGCTGGCCACCACGAAGGACGCCTTGTGCGACGCCGCCAGCGCCGTGGCGCCCTGCTCCGCCTGCCAGCGACCGACCTCGTCGAGCGGGATGTCGATCTGGCCCTGCAGCCGCAGCCCGGCGTTGTACGCCGTGCGCGCGTGGCGCAGCAGGACGATCGTTCCAGCGGTCACAGGCGGGAGTCCCCGGCGAGGTGGATCGCGCCGTCGTCGGGGTCCTGGTACTCGGCGGCGTCGCCGCCGCCCTGCGCGTCCTCCGGCAGCGGGATGGCCGGGCAGTCCTTCCACAGGCGCTCGAGCGCGTAGTACGTGCGGTCCTCGGCGTGCTGCACGTGCACGACGACGTCGCCGAAGTCGATGAGCACCCACCGGGCCTCGGTCTTGCCCTCGCGCCGGATCGGCTTGACGCCCTCCTTGAAGAGCGCCTCCTCGACGGAGTCCACGATCGCGGAGACCTGACGCTCGCTGGCGCCCGACGCGATGAGGAACACGTCGGTCAGCACGAGCTGCTCGCTGACGTCGAGCGCGATGATCTCCTGCGCCTTGATGTCGCTCGCCGCTCGCGCCGCGATGATCGCGAGCTCGGTGGCCCGCTCGGTCGCCGTCATACCGCATTACCTCCGATGAGGCCGGGCAGACCGCCCGGCAGGGTGCCCAGCAGGGCAGCAGCCTGGTCGGTCGCGATCGAGCTGTCCCCCTCGAGCACGAGCTTCCAGATCAGGAGGCCGAGCACGAACGCCACGACCACCAGGATGATGTAGTGCAGCCAGGTGTACTGCGGACCCTCGTCCTCTTCCTCGTCCCACTCCTCCTCCACCTCACGGCGGGAGGAACGGGACGGGGCCACCGGGCCGGCGGCGAACTGGCCGGGGGCACCGGGGTGCTGCTGGCCGGGCCCGCCGTTCTGACCGGGGCCGGGACCGCCCGGACCGGGCTGGCCGCCGGGGCGGCCGGGGAACGGGGAGCCGGGGGCCGTGGGCGCGCCGCCCGGGGGCGCCGACTGCGGCGATGCCGCAGCGCCGGCCTCCCAGGGGAGCGCGGGCGCGCCGCCCGAGACCGCGCCGCTCGGCGGGCCGCCGACGGGACGGCCCGGGGAACCCGGACGCTGCTGGCCGAGGCCGCCGGGCGCACCGGGTGCGCTCGGCGCACCGGGGCGACCGCCGAACGGCGACGGCGGCTGTTGGGTCGGGGCCGCGGGGGGAGCACCCCACTGCGTCGTCTGGCCGGGGTCGCCGGCGCCGCCAGGAGCCGGGGGTGCGCTCGGCGCGAACCGGCCCGACCGACCCTGCTGCGGGGCGGGCGGCACGGGCGCGCTCGACGGGCGCCCGCCGAACGGGCTGGGCGGTGCGCCCTGCTGGCCGGGACCACCCTGCTGGCCGGGCGCGCCGTGGCTGCCCGGGGCACCCTGGCCGCCGGGGCCGGACGGACCCGGACGGCCCTGGCCCCCACCGGGGCCGAAGGGCGACGGGGCGCCGCCGCCGGGCTGCTGCACGGGCGTGAGCCGGCCCGTCGCGTCCACGCCGCGCGAGCCGCCCGTCGCCTGCGGAGGGCGGGCGACCGGCGGGTTCGACGGGTTCGGCGACCAGCCGCCGTCGGGAGCCGGGGCAGGCGCGGGCGCGCCGCGGTGCGGCGGCTCCTGCTGCTGCCCGCCCTGCGGTGGGTAGGACCCACCGCCGGCGGCGGCCGCAGCGGCAGCCTCCCGCTCGCGGATCTCGCGGCGCGTCATGGGACGACCCTTGTTGTCACTCATCGTGAAGACCTCGATACAGTCCGTGCTTGGCGATGTACTGGACCACGCCGTCAGGCACCAGATACCAGACCGGCAAACCCTCCTCGGCCCGACGACGACAGTCGGTCGAGGAGATAGCTAGTGCAGGAACCTCGAGTGTCGTCACGCCGTCCCGAGGAAGCCCGTCAACGGTGAGCTTGTGCCCAGGCCGTGTGACAGCGACGAAGTGTGCCATGTCCCACAGCTTCTCGGCATCCTTCCACGAGAGAATCTGCTGGATGGCGTCCGCACCCGAGATGAAGAAGAGGTCCGCCTCGGGCCGCTGCGCCCGCAGGTCCCGGAGGGTGTCCACCGTGTAGGTGAGGCCGGCCCGGTCGATGTCGACCCGGCTGACCGTGAACCGCGGGTTGGACGCCGTGGCGATCACCGTCATCAGATAGCGGTGCTCAGCCGGGGTGACCCGCTGCTTCTGCTTGAAGCCAGGACGGCCGGTGGGAACGAAGACGACCTCGTCCAGCTCCAGCTGCGCGACCGCCTCGCTGGCGGCGACGAGGTGACCGTGGTGGATGGGGTCGAACGTGCCGCCCATCACCCCGATGCGCGGCCTGGTCCCAGTGGGGGCGCTCATACGGTGCGTGCGCTCATCTGGTCGTCAGGCTCCCCGTCTCGACGGCTCAGTGCCGGTTGCCGACGTTGCGGAACGCGTACGTCACCAGCAGGGCGGCCACGAGCGCGCCGAAGGCGATCAGGCCCAGGGCGATCGGAGAGATCGGCTCGTTGACGTGCTCCGAGGCGGCCTCGGCAGCCAGGACGGCGGTGTGCAGCACTGGTATTCCTCCCAGTCGAACGTGCTCAGGTGGGCTTTAGTCTCTCACGGACGAATTGCGGCCAGCACACCGCGGAACCCGGTCGCAAGGAGATCCTGCGGAGGTCTGCGGCACGCCAGCGCGCTCTCACGGCTTGATGTGGCCGTCGCCCGTGACCACCCACTTGGTGGTGGTCAGCTCGGTGAGCCCCATGGGACCGCGCGCATGCAGCTTTTGCGTGGAGATGCCGATCTCGGCACCCAGGCCGAGCTCGCCGCCGTCGGTGAACCGGGTCGAGGCGTTGACCATCACCGCGGCGGAGTCCACCTCCGCGACGAACCGGTCAGCCGCGGCGATGTCCCGCGTCACGATCGCCTCGGTGTGCCCGGAGGACCAGGTGCGGATGTGCTCGATCGCCTCGTCCAGCGACGGGACCACCCGCACGCCGAGCTCCAGCGCGAGGTACTCCGTTGCCCAGTCCTCGTCCGTCGCGGGAAGGACGACGGCGCCGTCGGGGGCAAAGGACAGGGCTGCCGGGTCGCCGTGCAGCACCACGCCCGCCCCCGCGAGCGCCGTGAGCGCCGCCGGGAGGAAGGCCGGAGCGGCGTCCTCGTGCACGAGCAGCGTCTCCGCCGCGTTGCAGACGCCGACGCGCTGGGTCTTGGCGTTCATGACGATCGCGACCGCCATGTCGACGTCGGCCGACGCGTCCACGTAGACGTGCACGTTGCCCACGCCGGTCTCGATGACGGGCACCAGGGACTCGCGGACGACGGTCTGGATGAGGTCGGCGCCGCCGCGCGGGATGAGCACGTCCACCAGGCCGCGGGCCCGCATGAGCGCCACACCGCCGGCGCGGCCGTACGCGTCGATCGACTGGACCAGGTCGGCGGGCAGCCCGGAGGCCTCCAGCGCCGCCCGCATCACCGCGACGATCACCGCGTTCGACGACGCCGCGGCGCTGCCGCCGCGCAGGATCGCCGCGTTGCCGGACTTGAGCGCCAGGCCGGCGGCGTCGACCGTCACGTTGGGGCGGGCCTCGTAGATCATGCCGAGCACGCCCATCGGGACGCGGACCTGGCGCAGGCGCAGGCCGTTCGGCAGCGTCTGGCCGCGCACCACCTCGCCGACGGGGTCGGGCAAGGCGGCGACGTCGCGCAGCGCGGTCGCGATCTGGACGATCCGCTCGGGGGTCAGGGCGAGCCGGTCCAGCAGGCCGTCCGACATGCCGTTGGCCCGCCCGCGCTCCAGGTCCTGGGCGTTGGCCGCCACGATCTCGTCGGCGGCCGCCACCAGGGCGCCCGCGACGGCGCCGAGCGCGGCGTCCTTGGTCATGCGGTTGGCCGTGGCCAGGGTGCGCGAGGCGACCTTGGCGCGGCGGGCGACGTCGCGCACCGCCTCGGTGACGTCCTGGGTGCCCGGGGCGGCCGTGCCGGTGGCGCCCGTGGCGCCCGTGGCGCCGGCCGCTCCTGCGGCGCCCGTCGTGTCGGCCTCGCCGGCGCCCGACGGCGGCGGGGTGCCGGCTCCCGCGGAATCTTCTCCGGCAGGGGTCGCCTCGTGGCTCACGATCGTCATGCGTCGAGAGTACGTCGGGGGCGGGCCGATGCCGAGGGCGATTCCGTGGTGCGGACGCGGCCGGTCACCCGGTGCAACGGACCGAACTCGGCGAGATCGGTCGGTTGCGCCGAGATCGGTCGGTCAACCGACCGGTCTCGGTGCAACGGACCGAAGTCGGAAGCACGTCCGGGCAGGAGTCAGCTCAGCCCAGCGGGGCGTTCTCCAGCACCAGGTCGTCCCGGTGCACCACCACACGGTCGTACCCCTCCCCCAGCTCCTCGCGCAGCGCGTACGTGGAGCGGCCGAGCAGCGCGGGCAGGTCGCTCGCGTCGAAGGCGACGAGCCCCCGGGCGACGACGGTGCCGTCGGGCGCGACGAGCTCGACCGGGTCCCCGGCGTCGAACTGGCCCTCGGCCTTGGTGATCCCGGCGGGCAGCAGCGACGCCCGGCCGCCGAGGACGGCCCGCGCGGCGCCGTCGTCCAGGTGGAGGCGGCCCTGCGTACGGGCGGCGTGCGCGATCCAGAGCCGGCGCGCCGAGGTGCGGCGGCCCGTCGCGGTGAAGAACGTGCCGACGTCGTGCCCGGCGAGCGCGGCGGCCGCGTTGGCGGTGAGCGTGAGGACGGCGGGCACGCCCGCGCCGGTCGCGATCCGCACCGACTCCAGCTTGGTGACCATGCCGCCGGTGCCGACGGAGCTGCCGCGCGCGGTCACCTCGACGCCCGCGATCTCCGTGAGGTCGTCGACCAGGGGGATGCGGCGGGCGCCGGGGCGCGACGGCGGCGCGTCGTGCAGGCCGTCGACGTCGGTCAGGAGCAGCAGGGCGTCCGCGCGCACCAGGTGCGACACGAGCGCGGCGAGGCGGTCGTTGTCGCCGAACTTGAGCTCGTCGGTCGTGACGGCGTCGTTCTCGTTGATGACCGGCACGACGCCGAGCGCGAGCAGGCGCTCCAGCGCGCGCTGCGCGTTGCGGTAGCGGGCGCGGCGGACCGTGTCCTCGGCCGTCAGCAGGATCTGCCCGATCTGGATGCCGAACGCGGCGAACTCCTCCTGGTACCGGCCCGCGAGCTGGCCCTGCCCCACGGACGCCGCGGCCTGCATCGTGGCCAGGTCCCGTGGGCGGCTGCCCAGCCCGAGCGGCCCGATGCCCGCCGACACCGCGCCCGACGTGACCAGCACGACCTGGGCGCCTGCGGCCTGCCGGGCCGCCAACACCTCGACGACCCCGCGCAGCGCACCCACGTCGAGGTGCCCGTCCGGGCCGGTCAGCGACGACGAGCCGATCTTGACCACAACGCGCCGGGCGGCGGCGATCACGGCCCGGGCGGTCGGGACGGCCGGCTGGTCCGAACCGCCCGGCCGGCCGTGCCCGCCGTGCTGGTCCTGCCCGTCCGAGGCGCCGTCCTGGGGGTTCACCGAGGGGTCGAGGGAGTTCACACCCTCATCCTCCCCGGAGGCCCGCCGGGAACGCTCGCTCATTCCACGAGCCGGTCACACCACAGACGTGTCAGACGTACAGGTCCCCGGAGGGACCTGTACGTCGACACGTCTGCTGGCCGCTGCGCCTTCGGCTCAGCTGTCCTCGGGGTCGGTCCAGTGGCCCGACTCGCGCTCGGTCCACAGCTCGCGCCGGGCCTCGGCCTTGGCGTCCATGCGCTCGGTGAACTCGCGGCGCTTGTCGCCACGCGTGGGCCGATCGCTCTGGTCGAGCCGCAGGTCGGTGCCACGGCCGCCCAGCAGCTCCGCGCCGGTCTGCAGCGTGGGCTCCCAGTCGAAGACGACGGCGTTCTTCGGGTCGCCGATGCGCACCTCGTCGCCCGCGACGGCACCCGCCTTGAACAGGCCGTCCTCGACGCCGAGCTTCGCGAGCCGGTCCGCGAGGAAGCCGACGG
This window harbors:
- the proB gene encoding glutamate 5-kinase, with product MNSLDPSVNPQDGASDGQDQHGGHGRPGGSDQPAVPTARAVIAAARRVVVKIGSSSLTGPDGHLDVGALRGVVEVLAARQAAGAQVVLVTSGAVSAGIGPLGLGSRPRDLATMQAAASVGQGQLAGRYQEEFAAFGIQIGQILLTAEDTVRRARYRNAQRALERLLALGVVPVINENDAVTTDELKFGDNDRLAALVSHLVRADALLLLTDVDGLHDAPPSRPGARRIPLVDDLTEIAGVEVTARGSSVGTGGMVTKLESVRIATGAGVPAVLTLTANAAAALAGHDVGTFFTATGRRTSARRLWIAHAARTQGRLHLDDGAARAVLGGRASLLPAGITKAEGQFDAGDPVELVAPDGTVVARGLVAFDASDLPALLGRSTYALREELGEGYDRVVVHRDDLVLENAPLG
- the rsfS gene encoding ribosome silencing factor, yielding MTATERATELAIIAARAASDIKAQEIIALDVSEQLVLTDVFLIASGASERQVSAIVDSVEEALFKEGVKPIRREGKTEARWVLIDFGDVVVHVQHAEDRTYYALERLWKDCPAIPLPEDAQGGGDAAEYQDPDDGAIHLAGDSRL
- a CDS encoding glutamate-5-semialdehyde dehydrogenase, with amino-acid sequence MTIVSHEATPAGEDSAGAGTPPPSGAGEADTTGAAGAAGATGATGATGTAAPGTQDVTEAVRDVARRAKVASRTLATANRMTKDAALGAVAGALVAAADEIVAANAQDLERGRANGMSDGLLDRLALTPERIVQIATALRDVAALPDPVGEVVRGQTLPNGLRLRQVRVPMGVLGMIYEARPNVTVDAAGLALKSGNAAILRGGSAAASSNAVIVAVMRAALEASGLPADLVQSIDAYGRAGGVALMRARGLVDVLIPRGGADLIQTVVRESLVPVIETGVGNVHVYVDASADVDMAVAIVMNAKTQRVGVCNAAETLLVHEDAAPAFLPAALTALAGAGVVLHGDPAALSFAPDGAVVLPATDEDWATEYLALELGVRVVPSLDEAIEHIRTWSSGHTEAIVTRDIAAADRFVAEVDSAAVMVNASTRFTDGGELGLGAEIGISTQKLHARGPMGLTELTTTKWVVTGDGHIKP
- the nadD gene encoding nicotinate-nucleotide adenylyltransferase, translated to MSAPTGTRPRIGVMGGTFDPIHHGHLVAASEAVAQLELDEVVFVPTGRPGFKQKQRVTPAEHRYLMTVIATASNPRFTVSRVDIDRAGLTYTVDTLRDLRAQRPEADLFFISGADAIQQILSWKDAEKLWDMAHFVAVTRPGHKLTVDGLPRDGVTTLEVPALAISSTDCRRRAEEGLPVWYLVPDGVVQYIAKHGLYRGLHDE
- a CDS encoding histidine phosphatase family protein; amino-acid sequence: MTAGTIVLLRHARTAYNAGLRLQGQIDIPLDEVGRWQAEQGATALAASHKASFVVASDLQRARDTAVAYARHLDLDVVTDAGLRERSFGDWEGLTDAEIAERWPEEHAVWRSGGEPEANGVESKAVTARRMEEAVLRHADSLASGETLVVVSHGSAITQAITRLLGLDPAVWRGLHGLHNVHWSHLRASGPGASPAWRLVAHNVGAGYPLDTWQSGPEARQ
- a CDS encoding superoxide dismutase, with amino-acid sequence MTVYTLPDLPYDYAALEPHISGRIMELHHDKHHAAYVAGANAALDALAQARESGDLASVNLHEKNLAFNLGGHTNHTVFWNNLSPDGGGEPDGELAAAIIDQFGSFAAFQAHFAAAATGIQGSGWAVLGWDSIGGRLLVFQLFDQQANVPLGVTPLLMLDMWEHAFYLDYLNVKADYVAAFWKLANWADVGARLDRARAATGGLLTAV